GGATGGCCATCAAAACagatatgagtaaagcatatgataggatggaaTGGTCGTTTATCGAAGCTGTGATGCGGAAGATGGGATTTTCTGAAACATGGGTCACTTGGATAATGAGATGTATCACGTCGGTAAAATACAAGGTTCTTATAAATGGTCAACCAAGAGGAAACATTGTCCCAGGTAGAGGTCTACGACAAGgcgatcctttgtctcctttcatttttattctgtgcacggaagcgctcgttagccttctcaatcatgcagagaaccaagggaagataacggggatgcgcGTTACACGCGCATGTCCTtcggtatcccaccttctctttgctgatgatagccttttcttctgtaaggcggagccccgtgaatgtgaagaagtaatgaaagcaGTCAGGACATATGGCAAAGCATCTGGACAATGTATTAATTTCGACAAATCCTCGTTACTCTTTGGTAAAAGGATTAATGCAGTTACTAGGCAAGAAATCAAAGTTGTACTTGGAATTCATAATGATGGGGGGATGGGGAAGTACTTGGGAATTCCAGAGGATATCAGTGGATCCAAATGTAAACTTTTTGCATTTCTTAAGGATAACTTGATGCACAGAGTAAACGGGTGGACTGGTAGATGGCTCTCGAAAGGGGGGAAGGAGGTAATGATCAAGTCCATTCTACTCGCTCTCCCGACATACGTCATGTCCACATTTTTTCTTCCATTAGAGATTTGTGAGAACCTCgctagtgccattgcacaattttggtggagttcgAATCCCCCAAAAAGAGGGATACACTGGGCGAAATGGGAAAAGGTTTGTTTACCAAAAGAGGAAGGAGGAATTGGGTTCAGATTGATTCACGAGTTCAACTTAGCATTACTGGCAAAACAATTATGGAGACTAATACAGTACCCTGATTCACTCGTTGCCAGAGTGTTGAAGGGTAGATATTATAGGATGACCTCGCCATTGCGAGCAGTCTCTTCTAGTAGTCCATCATATGTGTGGACAAGTATCTCCGCCTCACGGAAACTACTACTCATGGGGATCAGACAGAAGATTCATTCTGGCTATGAAGTTAGGGTGTGGGAGGATCCATGGATCCCAACAAGACCTACTAGACCAGCTATACCTGTAGCGCCTGTGATGAACCCGAACATGGGAGTTAGTGATCTCATTAACCAGGACTCGAAGGAATGGGAGGAAGGGACGCTACAGAACTATGTCCATCCTGGTGATATACCACTTATTCGCAGTATGGCCATAAGCTCTACTCATCGTCAAGATTCTTTCTGTTGGGAATACACGAGGAATGGTCATTACACAGTTAAGTCTGGATACTGGGTTGCTCAAAATCTGCTGAAGCCAGATGAGGAAAAGCTGATAGTGGAACCAAGTATCACtaaacttcaagcctttgcttggaagttgaAAGCGCCTAGGAAGGTATGTCATTTAATATGGCAATTGATAACGGGTCAGGTGGCAGTAACAAGAAATCTAGTGAGAAGAAATATGCGGTGTGACAACTACTGCCCGAGGTGTGGGGAGGCAGAGGAATCTGTAACTCATGCTATATTTGAATGCCCTCCTGCTCTGCAAGCATGGTCTTTATCGACGACTCCAACAAGTCCAGGCATATTTCCAGCGTCAAGTGTCTATACAAACATGGACTATCTATTCtggaggaaaaagaatatcatagCATTAGACCAAGacagggatccttatccctggataatatggtatatatggaaggcTCGGAATGATAAGCTCTTCAGGGGAATAGAcagagatcctttggagctaGTCCGATATGCAGAAAGCGAATGCCAAGCCTGGTTTAGTGCAAACGAGTTGATACCACCGGTAGTGCAAGACAACAACAATGAGGAAAACCAAGTCtcaagcttgggtaatatttgcctCCTGGATGGATCATGGACAGCTTCCAATAGCTTCAGTGGATGCGGATGGGCTTGGATGGATAGCGGGGAGAACATACAACTGATGGGTACACGGAACTTCACTCGATGTGAATCAGCATTGCATTCTGAGATAGAAGCACTGCGCTGGGCGATGGAGAACATGCTTCAACACTCGCCATGTCAGAGCTTTGGAACAGACCGTAAGGAGCTGATTGCTATGATAAATGAACCCCAAAAATGGCCAAGATTTGCGACAGAattggagaagatagagacACTGCAGATTTGCTTTCCGGACTTCAAAATCATACATGTTCCACGAGTGCGCAATCAGTTTTCGgactttttagctaagactgctaggaCATTTCGGAGAGAGTTACTTTTTAttagttgttctattccggtctggttacccagaccacctcaggcttgagtaatagaatggccgttcgacgtcaaaaaaaaaaaaaacatatatattaagctttaaaaaaaaatataagcttAATATGTAAATGTTACATACGAAAAAGTTTGTTATATACGATGATATATATAgagacatatatatttatagagatCGTGAAAAATCATATTGAAATGCTCATTTCCACTTTCTTCGTCCGAACATGCCATGGAATAGTCATGGCCTCCAAACAGGCTTGCCACGCTTATACTTCCCTCTAAACATACTGTGCTTCCCTCGCTTGTACTATCCTCAGTGCCGTGCCAGCAATTTGAGCTGCCATAAgcgaattaaaataaaatgcctACACTTAGTTATAAATGTTTCGTAGTTAAGTCATATAGTAGAACCAAATAAAAGCTAAATTACTAAACAAActagtttttgttttcaaaaaaaaaaattgaataaactattaaattaaaatcttttaaccagttctattaaaataaataaacgagtagaacattaatattttatgtgatacacattaacaaatataaaatagccaaatcaaacaatttttttaacgaccgatctttatttattttactgtattttgataattaaaaatgattatatactATTATGGTTGCTTAAGTACGAAACcataagtatataatgtattcTTGTCTTCTTTATTCTAACTATCATAAAACTTTTAACCATTAAgcatttcatttatatttttgttacttgAGCTTAAATAGATGAAACTAGCTAGAAAAATATACCCTTACTTGTTTCTAGAAAATTTCATGCCATAAGCCAATGTTTCAAAATCTAACATTGAGGCACGGCTCTGACTTTCCTCCACCGGAACCTCTCTTTCGTACTTACCACCGTGATGGTACCCGTAACCACCGTGATGCCCCACGTGGTGACCTCCCATTGCAGCCGCCGCGACTGTTGCTGCAGTGCTTCTCCCGCTATCAGTCCTCCAACTCCTCCTCCAAGGCCTATTCACATGATCGGCAAATGTCTCATGCAAAGCATTCAGTTAGAGGCTAATTAGTAGCATGTGAACCGAACTGAACCAAATTTAGccaaaattaaaccaaaatcgTTTCTAAAACCGGTGGGTTCCATATGTATCTCTAAACCAATCAAAACCAAACCCATATGTACTCTAAAATTCTACTTGAGTATGAAGACACAAAAATGTATCAAATTTagctttaaataatatatacttctCATTTCATTCATTGAAAAATTCTAATGTTGTTTCCTTGGGTTTAATTTGAagaaatcatttaaattttaatcacaCTGAAAATTTCTCAAAGAATGAAAATTAACCTAAAAATCAAGCAAGACTATTggaggaattaaaaaaaaatcaccctaTGCAGTTTAGCTCAAAAGTTTTAATATGCCTGCTCAAATTCTTTTCTAGAACAATTATACAACCATCCTTATCAACTATACTGAAATcaattctattaaaacagaattataaagtTGGACACAACTTGTTTCTAagtgaaaaatttaatatgtactataaaatatattttatacgaTTACAAccttaatattaaaaataacttatCCTAAAATCTAACCTAACTATGGTAagatttaaactatatatatttcgGTTATGATGTgaccaaaccaaacaaacatcTTGGttatagattttgaattttgtggATCATGTTTTTAACTATATAGATTTCGGTTTTCAATTACGATGCATAATTACAATTCATAgatttttcataatatttatgttCATTCTTCACatagagtaaaaaaaattatatgttttaatattaaacaatCATATGGTATAACATAAAACgataattattataattcttCACATATGTAGAAATTTCGTATTATAtatgttctttttcttttatgccATAAAACaatcatatcatataatatactttagattatatgttgattttaGTCTAACTatatgggtttagggtttcaattaTATAGGTTTATGGTTTCGATTATAGGGTATAAGGTCTAACTATACCAAACTTAAGGTTAACAAAGTTCTAATATAAAAGTATTGTTAGTATGTGATATCATAAATACATTATACCAGGTAGTGACCCGCTCCGTGCGCGGAATGAAATAGTTGATTAGATCATTTTTTTTACGTTGTACTTAGAAATTCTTTTTCTCAATCGATTTTGCAaattttctttccttttaaagtttttctgaattatgattttttctaacaagtttattttgtttttaatttttgttctgATATGAAAAGTCTGTAAAGAATAGCAATAGTTGGCTAAACTAAAGATCCAACTTTGTGTGTGGTATTTTTCACCTCAGTTTCATTAATTCACAACCAATCACAATTATTTGTTGCATTCGTGTATATAAGCTTCAACCATTGCCAAGTTCAGCAAGGTACAAAActttcaatttctaaaaaaattgtcatcttagaatttttgttgatgcgaatcttaatgattttgtaatttttgttttcaacaaTGATATTATTCAGTAGTTGCATGGAGAGTACTTCACTaatacaaatgttaaaaatgcaaaaaaaactgaaaatgagctgattaaaaaattagtatgtGAACACATTGACGAGATTTACTAAAGTTATATATTAAACCACATTTAAATTCTACTagacatattttatttatctcagacaagaaaataaaactaatataaacgtcaaatttcaaaattttaattaatgtagtatatacactaaaattcaatgttttttatttaaaaaaaaatatatcttaaaataaaaatccaaaaaggaatttgtaaattaataacttgataaattaataaaatactgaagtatcaacattattaatttaaagagtttATACTGTACTGTAATTCTATGTGTCTGTTATGACTAAATATCTTTATAGAAATAAAAGGAaagagtatattttatatttgactaAGAAAATACTTCTCAAATGTATGTTTGTGCTATTATATATACTCAGAATGTTTGGagaaaactcataaaaagttaAAGAGAATAGCTtatattgatattaaaaatgGCTATCACAATGAAGACTTTAATCACATTtgtttttactatatttttcatTGTATCTTCTGTTCATTGTGGTACTACAGCCACCGCTGATACTCCGGGTAATGGTTTGTCTTTATACCTCccccattttaaaatatttttgattaattaatatgtattgatttaagttatattttcatataaataggtTATGGAGAAATAAAGCAGGTAATATGCTACGACTTCTCGAGACCGTGTGATACTAGAGGGGAATTAGGTTGTGATGATTTTtgtattcactacaagaaaacagcgatattctgacggacattccgacggaaaatgaaatcctcggaatataccgaggaggaaacacaaaattgggtttcctcggaatttcctcggaatataccgacggaattccgaggaaactacagtccgtcggaatattccgaggaaattccgaggaaaactgtgttcctcggaaaaaaccgatgaattccgaggaaatattatagccgttggagagccgttgggggattttacaaaattccgaggaaattccgacgaactagttttgtccgtcggaattccgtcggaatttcctcggtatgtcggcaggatttaaactataaatacaagcactcttcttcctcttcattcacttcatatcttcatcctccctcttactctatttacacacgaatttgattcataaaaaatatgtcttcttcaaattattttcgttcttggatcgatcgacctcatttggatccgaacacgagattgcttacggaagaataccaacgaggtataactgaattcatggggttagttcaccgacaaccggaagcaaaaacaggtatgttaagatgtccttgctctaattgtaaaaataga
This region of Brassica napus cultivar Da-Ae chromosome C5, Da-Ae, whole genome shotgun sequence genomic DNA includes:
- the LOC125587155 gene encoding uncharacterized protein LOC125587155, which translates into the protein MNDSLTAPVSEWEVKLALFAMYPDKAPGPDGMTALFYQKFWDIFKEDLTLMVNKFLTEGYIANGLNDTNICLIPKITKPNDMAQFRPISLCNVSYKIVSKVLCQRLKKVLPGLISETQSAFVAGRQISDNIMIAQEMFHALRTKPSGRNKRMAIKTDMSKAYDRMEWSFIEAVMRKMGFSETWVTWIMRCITSVKYKVLINGQPRGNIVPVTRQEIKVVLGIHNDGGMGKYLGIPEDISGSKCKLFAFLKDNLMHRVNGWTGRWLSKGGKEVMIKSILLALPTYVMSTFFLPLEICENLASAIAQFWWSSNPPKRGIHWAKWEKVCLPKEEGGIGFRLIHEFNLALLAKQLWRLIQYPDSLVARVLKGRYYRMTSPLRAVSSSSPSYVWTSISASRKLLLMGIRQKIHSGYEVRVWEDPWIPTRPTRPAIPVAPVMNPNMGVSDLINQDSKEWEEGTLQNYVHPGDIPLIRSMAISSTHRQDSFCWEYTRNGHYTVKSGYWVAQNLLKPDEEKLIVEPSITKLQAFAWKLKAPRKVCHLIWQLITGQVAVTRNLVRRNMRCDNYCPRCGEAEESVTHAIFECPPALQAWSLSTTPTSPGIFPASSVYTNMDYLFWRKKNIIALDQDRDPYPWIIWYIWKARNDKLFRGIDRDPLELVRYAESECQAWFSANELIPPVVQDNNNEENQVSSLGNICLLDGSWTASNSFSGCGWAWMDSGENIQLMGTRNFTRCESALHSEIEALRWAMENMLQHSPCQSFGTDRKELIAMINEPQKWPRFATELEKIETLQICFPDFKIIHVPRKISCHKPMFQNLTLRHGSDFPPPEPLFRTYHRDGTRNHRDAPRGDLPLQPPRLLLQCFSRYQSSNSSSKAYSHDRQMSHAKHSVRG